From Herbiconiux flava, one genomic window encodes:
- a CDS encoding DUF3093 domain-containing protein, producing MSHYRERLTPSLWVFVATALVIPASILVFAPVTAVPGLAVGTAVGLVLYAGVLAVLVATAPVIEVSGGRLRVGRASIALDLLGGCTAYEGPEAFAERGTRLDARAFLCIRGWIKPVVKMRIADPLDPTPYWLVSSRRPGDLIDAVTVR from the coding sequence ATGTCGCACTATCGGGAACGGCTCACCCCGTCGCTCTGGGTCTTCGTGGCCACCGCCCTCGTCATCCCCGCGAGCATCCTGGTGTTCGCGCCGGTGACCGCGGTGCCGGGGCTCGCGGTCGGCACCGCCGTCGGGCTCGTGCTGTACGCGGGGGTGCTGGCCGTGCTGGTCGCGACCGCGCCGGTGATCGAGGTGTCCGGTGGCCGGCTCAGGGTCGGCCGCGCATCCATCGCCCTCGATCTTCTCGGCGGATGCACGGCTTACGAGGGCCCGGAGGCCTTCGCCGAGCGGGGCACCCGTCTCGATGCGCGCGCCTTCCTCTGCATCCGGGGCTGGATCAAGCCGGTCGTTAAAATGCGAATCGCCGATCCGCTGGACCCGACACCCTACTGGCTGGTGTCGAGCCGGCGTCCCGGCGATCTCATCGATGCGGTGACGGTGCGCTAG
- a CDS encoding DUF7455 domain-containing protein codes for MQSIADTEAVSDIENAYQLTAADRCDSCGAQAYIRVDMPSGGELLFCAHHGRKYQEKLSQVATGWHDESAKLLSK; via the coding sequence ATGCAGTCAATCGCCGACACCGAGGCTGTCTCCGACATCGAGAACGCCTACCAGCTCACCGCGGCCGACCGCTGCGACAGCTGTGGCGCCCAGGCCTACATCCGAGTCGACATGCCGTCAGGCGGAGAGCTCCTGTTCTGCGCCCACCACGGCCGCAAGTACCAGGAGAAGCTCTCCCAGGTCGCTACCGGCTGGCACGACGAGTCCGCCAAGCTGCTGTCGAAGTAG
- a CDS encoding alkaline phosphatase family protein, whose product MVTMLPTRAAGELTLADVLPSCTRALAGEPNPLGLPAAERVVVVLVDGLGTAALRARAGHARSLTAALTKRSSIVSGFPTTTAAALSSLTTGTRPGEHGIVGYTALVPAANAVVNQLSGWSEAMDPATWQRRPTVFEQLSDAGIPSNTIGPAKYATSGLTQAILRGAEYVPAGSIAERFAAARRLLDQGGRRLVYLYVPELDQLAHAKGWESDRWLATLETLDQAYGGFVSQLRRGEGVLLTADHGVVDVPVTGHVLFGEVPSLVEGVRHIGGDPRCVQLYLDPALSVPDARAAADRLADAWRAAEGSRAWIATRDEAIAAGWFGPAVDDEVRPRIGDVIVAARKLVAYYDGRGGDTAGQSMIGQHGSLTDEETLVPLLRAGAFAR is encoded by the coding sequence ATGGTCACCATGCTACCGACGCGCGCGGCGGGGGAGCTGACGCTCGCCGACGTGTTGCCGAGTTGCACGCGGGCACTGGCGGGCGAGCCCAACCCGCTGGGGCTCCCCGCGGCCGAACGCGTCGTCGTGGTGCTGGTCGACGGGCTGGGCACCGCCGCCCTCCGCGCTCGGGCCGGTCACGCCCGGTCGCTCACCGCCGCGCTGACCAAGCGCTCGAGCATCGTCAGCGGCTTCCCGACCACGACGGCCGCCGCGCTCTCGTCGCTCACCACGGGCACGCGCCCCGGCGAGCACGGCATCGTCGGCTACACGGCGCTCGTACCGGCCGCGAACGCCGTCGTGAACCAGCTCTCCGGCTGGTCGGAGGCCATGGATCCGGCCACCTGGCAGCGCCGCCCGACGGTCTTCGAGCAGCTCAGCGACGCGGGCATCCCCTCGAACACCATCGGGCCCGCCAAGTACGCCACCTCAGGGCTCACCCAGGCCATCCTCCGCGGCGCCGAGTACGTGCCGGCCGGCTCGATCGCCGAGCGCTTCGCCGCCGCCCGCCGTCTCCTCGACCAGGGCGGCCGCCGGCTGGTCTACCTCTACGTGCCCGAGCTCGACCAGCTGGCGCACGCGAAGGGTTGGGAGTCCGACCGCTGGCTGGCCACCCTCGAGACGCTCGACCAGGCCTACGGCGGCTTCGTGTCCCAGCTGCGGCGCGGCGAGGGCGTGCTGCTCACCGCCGACCACGGTGTCGTCGACGTGCCCGTGACGGGGCACGTGCTGTTCGGCGAGGTGCCGTCGCTGGTCGAGGGCGTGCGTCACATCGGCGGCGACCCGCGCTGCGTGCAGCTCTACCTCGACCCCGCCCTGTCGGTTCCGGATGCGCGTGCCGCCGCCGACCGCCTGGCTGACGCCTGGCGCGCCGCCGAGGGCTCCCGGGCGTGGATCGCGACGCGCGACGAGGCGATCGCGGCCGGCTGGTTCGGCCCGGCCGTCGACGACGAGGTACGGCCGAGGATCGGCGACGTGATCGTCGCCGCCCGCAAGCTGGTCGCCTACTACGACGGCCGCGGCGGCGACACGGCAGGCCAGTCGATGATCGGCCAGCACGGTTCGCTCACCGACGAAGAGACGCTCGTGCCGCTCCTGCGTGCCGGAGCCTTCGCGCGCTGA
- a CDS encoding DNA gyrase/topoisomerase IV subunit B — protein sequence MLSANHEGDPVATPSDYSARHLSVLEGLEAVRKRPGMYIGSTDSRGLMHCLWEIIDNAVDEALGGHGSSIDIVLRGDGSVEVRDTARGIPVDIEPKTGLSGVEVVFTKLHAGGKFGSGSYAASGGLHGVGASVVNALSERLDVEVDRDGKVWAMSFHRGEPGIFDDQGGEPSPDAPFTPFEKQSELRVVGKVKRGVTGTRVRYWADRQIFTKGAEFQTDDLVVRARQTAFLVPGLAIEIDDERGEEPRRESFRYEGGISEFVEHLAADAPVTDVWRIQGSGTFTETVPVLSESGAMLPTELRRECEVDLALRWGIGYDTSFKSFVNIISTPKGGTHQTGFEAGLLKFLRQTVEANARRLKVGNDKLEKDDVLAGLTAVLTVRLPEPQFEGQTKEVLGTPAVRNIVSQVVTKGLSERFSSPKRDDKTQASLVLDKVVAEMKSRISARAHKETQRRKNALESSSLPAKLVDCRSSDVAQSELFIVEGDSALGTAKLARSSEFQALLPIRGKILNVQKASIADMLSNAECASIIQVIGAGSGRSFDLSAARYGKIILMSDADVDGAHIRTLLLTLFFRYMRPLIEDGRVYAAVPPLHRVVAINPGSKPNETIYTYSEAELNGVLAQLKKSNRRYQDPIQRYKGLGEMDADQLASTTMDKRHRTLRRVNVADAAVAERMFELLMGDEVPPRKEFIIAGSDKLSRDRIDV from the coding sequence GTGCTCTCCGCGAACCACGAAGGAGACCCGGTGGCCACACCGTCCGACTACTCTGCCCGGCATCTGTCCGTCCTGGAGGGGCTCGAGGCCGTGCGCAAGCGCCCCGGTATGTACATCGGCTCCACCGACTCCCGCGGCCTCATGCACTGCCTCTGGGAGATCATCGACAACGCGGTCGACGAGGCCCTCGGCGGGCACGGCAGCTCCATCGACATCGTGCTCCGCGGCGACGGCAGCGTCGAGGTGCGCGACACGGCCCGCGGCATTCCCGTCGACATCGAGCCCAAGACGGGGCTCTCGGGCGTGGAGGTCGTGTTCACGAAGCTGCACGCCGGTGGCAAGTTCGGGTCGGGCTCCTACGCGGCGTCCGGCGGGCTGCACGGCGTCGGAGCATCCGTCGTGAACGCCCTCTCGGAGCGGCTCGACGTCGAGGTCGACCGCGACGGCAAGGTCTGGGCGATGTCGTTCCACCGGGGCGAGCCCGGCATCTTCGACGACCAGGGCGGTGAGCCGAGCCCGGATGCGCCGTTCACGCCGTTCGAGAAGCAGAGCGAGCTGCGGGTGGTCGGCAAGGTGAAGCGCGGCGTCACCGGCACGCGGGTGCGCTACTGGGCCGACCGGCAGATCTTCACCAAGGGCGCCGAGTTCCAGACCGACGACCTGGTGGTGCGGGCGCGGCAGACCGCATTCCTCGTGCCCGGGCTCGCGATCGAGATCGACGACGAGCGCGGCGAGGAGCCGCGCCGGGAGTCGTTCCGCTACGAGGGCGGCATCTCGGAGTTCGTCGAGCACCTCGCCGCCGACGCGCCGGTCACCGACGTCTGGCGCATCCAGGGCTCCGGCACCTTCACCGAGACGGTGCCCGTGCTCTCGGAGTCGGGTGCGATGCTGCCGACCGAGCTGCGCCGCGAGTGCGAGGTCGACCTGGCCCTGCGCTGGGGCATCGGCTACGACACCTCGTTCAAGAGCTTCGTCAACATCATCTCGACGCCCAAGGGCGGCACGCACCAGACCGGCTTCGAGGCCGGGCTGCTGAAGTTCCTGCGGCAGACGGTCGAGGCGAACGCACGCCGGCTCAAGGTCGGCAACGACAAGCTCGAGAAGGACGACGTTCTCGCGGGCCTCACCGCGGTGCTCACCGTGCGCCTGCCCGAGCCGCAGTTCGAGGGCCAGACGAAGGAGGTGCTGGGCACCCCCGCCGTGCGGAACATCGTCTCGCAGGTGGTCACGAAGGGCCTCTCCGAGCGCTTCTCCTCGCCCAAGCGCGACGACAAGACGCAGGCCTCCCTGGTGCTCGACAAGGTCGTCGCCGAGATGAAGTCGCGCATCTCGGCCCGCGCCCACAAGGAGACCCAGCGCCGCAAGAACGCGCTCGAGAGCTCGTCGCTGCCGGCCAAACTCGTCGACTGCCGTTCCTCCGACGTCGCGCAGAGCGAGCTCTTCATCGTCGAGGGCGACTCGGCGCTCGGCACCGCGAAGCTCGCGCGCTCGAGCGAGTTCCAGGCGCTGCTGCCCATCCGCGGCAAGATCCTGAACGTGCAGAAGGCGTCGATCGCCGACATGCTCTCGAACGCCGAGTGCGCGTCGATCATCCAGGTGATCGGGGCCGGTTCGGGCCGCTCCTTCGACCTCTCGGCCGCGCGCTACGGCAAGATCATCCTGATGAGCGACGCCGACGTCGACGGGGCGCACATCCGCACCCTGCTGCTGACGCTGTTCTTCCGCTACATGCGGCCGCTGATCGAGGACGGCCGGGTCTACGCCGCCGTGCCCCCGCTGCATCGCGTGGTCGCGATCAACCCCGGTTCGAAGCCGAACGAGACGATCTACACCTACTCCGAGGCTGAGCTGAACGGTGTGCTGGCGCAGCTGAAGAAGTCGAACCGCCGCTACCAGGACCCGATCCAGCGATACAAGGGCCTCGGCGAGATGGATGCCGACCAGCTCGCCTCGACCACGATGGACAAGCGCCACCGCACCCTCCGTCGGGTGAACGTGGCCGACGCGGCCGTGGCCGAGCGGATGTTCGAGCTCTTGATGGGCGACGAGGTGCCGCCGCGCAAGGAGTTCATCATCGCGGGTTCCGACAAGCTCTCCCGCGACCGCATCGACGTCTGA
- a CDS encoding DUF4193 domain-containing protein — protein MATDYDAPRKTDDDSDSIEALKERVPDKMSGVVDVDDADNPGGFELPGADLSDLDLDVVVLPPQADEFTCVSCFLVKHRSQIDHEEKLGAICVECAS, from the coding sequence ATGGCGACTGATTACGACGCACCGCGCAAGACCGACGACGACTCGGACTCGATCGAAGCGCTGAAGGAGCGAGTTCCGGACAAGATGTCCGGCGTCGTAGATGTCGATGACGCCGACAACCCGGGTGGTTTCGAACTCCCCGGGGCCGACCTCTCCGACCTCGACCTGGATGTCGTCGTCCTGCCCCCGCAGGCCGACGAGTTCACCTGTGTGAGCTGCTTCCTGGTGAAGCACCGCTCCCAGATCGATCACGAGGAGAAGCTCGGCGCCATCTGCGTGGAGTGCGCCTCCTAG
- a CDS encoding DUF3159 domain-containing protein has product MSDAGPGRDAERQPTFHEAFAQAARNAGIGQVKPGETPSGSSLLRAIGGVRGLIESILPGLAFLVIYTFTKDLVLAVVAPVAVSVVFVLVRLVTRSAPMPAVAGLLGVGVSAALALFTGRAEDNFLVGIAINTVCLIVLLVSLILRRPLIGVIVGLLANDPAGYRSDPAKGRVVLVATWCWVGLFAARLLFELPLYLAGETTLLGSVKLIMGVPLYAGLLWVTWLLVRAAYAKPTAGADPAPSETAG; this is encoded by the coding sequence GTGAGCGACGCCGGCCCCGGGCGCGATGCAGAGCGCCAGCCCACCTTCCACGAGGCGTTCGCCCAGGCGGCCCGGAACGCCGGCATCGGGCAGGTGAAGCCGGGGGAGACCCCGTCGGGCTCCTCGCTGCTGCGGGCCATCGGCGGCGTGCGCGGCCTGATCGAGTCGATCCTGCCCGGGCTCGCCTTCCTCGTGATCTACACGTTCACGAAAGACCTGGTGCTCGCGGTCGTCGCGCCGGTGGCCGTGTCGGTCGTCTTCGTGCTCGTGCGGCTCGTCACCCGCAGCGCGCCGATGCCGGCCGTCGCCGGGCTGCTCGGCGTCGGTGTCTCGGCGGCGCTGGCGCTGTTCACGGGCCGGGCCGAGGACAACTTCCTCGTCGGCATCGCGATCAACACGGTCTGCCTGATCGTGCTGCTGGTCTCCCTCATCCTGCGCCGGCCGCTGATCGGCGTGATCGTGGGCCTCCTGGCCAACGACCCGGCCGGCTACCGCTCCGATCCCGCCAAGGGCCGGGTCGTGCTGGTCGCGACCTGGTGCTGGGTGGGGCTGTTCGCCGCCCGGCTGCTGTTCGAGCTGCCGCTCTACCTCGCGGGGGAGACGACGCTGCTCGGCTCGGTGAAGCTGATCATGGGCGTGCCGCTGTACGCCGGGCTGCTCTGGGTGACCTGGCTGCTCGTGCGGGCGGCCTACGCCAAGCCGACGGCCGGCGCCGATCCCGCTCCGTCCGAGACGGCCGGCTAG
- a CDS encoding type 1 glutamine amidotransferase, with the protein MSAAPKGALRILHLFPRLLGLNGEGGNVEILTLRAEWRGLPVEVLSYDGPGDGAVRARFDDADLVFIGSGPVSAELIAHPLVQGIAGDLRTLADDGRPFLAVGAGFQLLGQTIALESGQVLEGASVFPVATRHGGTRVVGDFVLESPRIGPIVGFENRGSFVDVGPHGTLGRVVYGRGNTETPGEEGFWEDNLLGTHLHGPVLANNPALADSLLDTARLRRGLEYTDPAPESLRLVDERARSARATIAAAPLSE; encoded by the coding sequence GTGAGCGCGGCCCCGAAGGGCGCTCTGCGCATCCTGCACCTGTTCCCCCGGCTGCTCGGGCTGAACGGCGAGGGCGGCAACGTCGAGATCCTGACGCTCCGCGCCGAGTGGCGCGGGCTCCCCGTCGAGGTGCTGAGCTACGACGGGCCGGGCGACGGCGCCGTGCGGGCGCGGTTCGACGATGCCGATCTGGTGTTCATCGGCAGCGGACCCGTGTCGGCCGAGCTGATCGCGCATCCGCTCGTGCAGGGTATCGCCGGCGATCTGCGGACGCTGGCCGACGACGGCCGGCCGTTCCTCGCCGTCGGCGCGGGATTCCAGCTGCTCGGGCAGACCATCGCACTCGAGTCGGGCCAGGTGCTCGAGGGCGCCTCGGTGTTCCCGGTCGCGACCCGCCACGGCGGAACGCGCGTCGTGGGCGACTTCGTGCTCGAGTCGCCGCGGATCGGCCCGATCGTGGGCTTCGAGAACCGCGGCTCCTTCGTCGACGTCGGCCCGCACGGCACCCTGGGGCGCGTGGTCTACGGGCGCGGCAACACCGAGACGCCGGGCGAGGAGGGCTTCTGGGAGGACAACCTGCTGGGCACCCACCTGCACGGCCCGGTGCTGGCGAACAACCCGGCCCTCGCCGACTCGCTGCTCGACACCGCGCGCCTGCGCCGCGGCCTGGAGTACACCGACCCGGCCCCCGAGTCGCTGCGTCTCGTCGACGAGCGCGCCCGCAGCGCCCGCGCCACCATCGCGGCCGCGCCTCTCTCCGAGTAG
- the sepH gene encoding septation protein SepH, which yields MQDLSVIGVENGALIVSSDGGERFRIVIDDVLQSRLRASIASAQSGKKVSPREIQMHIRAGLSAVEVAELTGADVEYVERFEGPVLAERQFMVDSALRVPVQPTSPADPLGEEPLSTFGDALEERLEGLDAKDIRWASWKDESGWIVKLTFSSREIDHDARWQFDPKRHVLTPLNNEATTLSRHGELTEGLIPRLRAVSADDAQRFDSGAFDPLDDRGADSETTPDAHAEPEAPAAHTPSETPTTVVGASRLLRDPSREAAGRAENRPFDAFAVKRSDDEPADHNQTADLLEALRRRRGEREAAASEPEETAEHPVFGGPRALDRSAAPSGSGSGSGSGSGERDDAQEVADLFGPDPTDTPLDGLGSELADAPAGKGGRGGTGPQPRAKRQRASMPSWDEIVFGARSDDDPA from the coding sequence ATGCAGGATCTATCGGTAATCGGAGTCGAGAACGGGGCGTTGATCGTCTCGAGCGACGGCGGGGAGCGTTTCCGCATCGTCATCGACGACGTGCTCCAGTCCCGGCTCCGTGCGAGCATCGCGTCCGCGCAGAGCGGAAAGAAGGTCTCGCCGCGCGAGATCCAGATGCACATCAGGGCCGGGCTCTCGGCCGTCGAGGTGGCCGAGCTCACCGGGGCCGACGTCGAGTACGTCGAGCGCTTCGAGGGCCCCGTGCTCGCCGAGCGCCAGTTCATGGTCGACTCCGCGCTCCGCGTGCCCGTGCAGCCCACCTCCCCGGCCGACCCGCTCGGCGAGGAGCCGCTGTCGACCTTCGGCGACGCGCTCGAGGAGCGCCTCGAGGGTCTCGACGCGAAGGACATCCGCTGGGCCAGCTGGAAGGACGAGTCGGGCTGGATCGTCAAGCTCACCTTCTCCTCCCGCGAGATCGATCACGACGCCCGCTGGCAGTTCGACCCCAAGCGGCACGTGCTCACCCCGCTGAACAACGAGGCCACCACGCTCTCCCGCCACGGTGAGCTGACCGAGGGGCTCATCCCCCGGCTGCGCGCGGTGTCGGCGGACGACGCCCAGCGCTTCGACAGCGGCGCCTTCGACCCGCTCGACGACCGGGGTGCCGACTCCGAGACGACTCCGGATGCTCACGCCGAGCCCGAGGCGCCCGCCGCGCACACCCCGTCCGAGACCCCCACCACGGTCGTCGGAGCCAGCCGCCTGCTGCGCGACCCCTCCCGCGAGGCGGCCGGACGCGCCGAGAACCGCCCCTTCGACGCCTTCGCCGTGAAGCGCTCGGACGACGAGCCGGCCGACCACAACCAGACCGCCGACCTGCTCGAGGCGCTGCGGCGCCGGCGGGGCGAGCGCGAGGCGGCGGCGTCCGAGCCCGAGGAGACGGCCGAGCATCCGGTCTTCGGCGGGCCCCGTGCCCTCGACCGTTCGGCCGCACCCTCGGGTTCGGGTTCGGGCTCGGGCTCGGGCTCGGGTGAGCGTGACGACGCCCAGGAGGTGGCCGACCTGTTCGGCCCCGACCCGACCGACACCCCGCTCGACGGCCTCGGCTCGGAGCTGGCCGACGCGCCGGCCGGCAAGGGCGGGCGCGGAGGCACCGGACCGCAGCCGCGGGCGAAGCGCCAGCGCGCGTCGATGCCGAGCTGGGACGAGATCGTCTTCGGCGCCCGCAGCGACGACGACCCGGCCTAG
- the dut gene encoding dUTP diphosphatase produces MTSTTEILITAPEVPEYAHPGDAGADLRSAEALTLAPGERRLVGTGVSIALPDGFAAFVVPRSGLAAKHGITIVNSPGTVDAGYRGEIKVALLNTDSAVPYDIAVGDRIAQLIVMPVTRAVFVPVETLPGSDRGQGGFGSTGYSSPTNGNQS; encoded by the coding sequence GTGACTTCCACCACCGAGATCCTGATCACCGCGCCCGAGGTGCCGGAGTACGCCCACCCCGGGGACGCCGGGGCCGACCTCCGCTCCGCAGAGGCGCTCACCCTCGCGCCCGGTGAACGGCGGCTCGTCGGCACGGGCGTCTCGATCGCGCTGCCCGACGGCTTCGCCGCCTTCGTGGTGCCGCGCTCGGGGCTGGCCGCGAAGCACGGCATCACCATCGTCAACTCCCCGGGCACCGTCGACGCGGGCTATCGCGGCGAGATCAAGGTCGCCCTCCTGAACACCGACAGCGCAGTGCCGTACGATATCGCCGTCGGCGACAGAATCGCGCAACTGATCGTGATGCCGGTGACACGAGCCGTGTTCGTGCCCGTCGAGACGCTCCCCGGGAGCGATCGCGGGCAGGGCGGCTTCGGGTCGACCGGATACTCGTCGCCCACGAACGGAAACCAGTCATGA
- a CDS encoding DNA gyrase/topoisomerase IV subunit A, translated as MTAAKNDPSEAVVEKILDVDVSTEMQDSFLEYAYSVIYSRALPDARDGLKPVQRRILYMMSDMGLRPDRGHVKSARVVGEVMGKLHPHGDTAIYDALVRLAQSWTMRVPLVDGHGNFGSLDDGPAASRYTEARLDAAAMAMVENLDEDVVEFVPNYDNQLTQPDVLPAAIPNLLVNGTTGIAVGMATNMAPHNLIEVVAGARYLLEHPDASLDDLMSFIPGPDLPGGGTIVGLAGVRDAYETGRGAFKTRAKVSVENLTARKVGLVVTELPYLVGPEKVIAKIKDGVTSKKLQGISDVTDLTDRTHGLRLVIGIKTGFNPDAVLEQLYKLTPLEDGFNINNVALVDGGPLTLGLRELLIVYINHRIDVVTRRTRFRLARRNERLHLVEGLLIAILDIDEVIQVIRTSDDSEAARARLIDVFELSVLQADYILELRLRRLTKFSLIELEAERDRLREEIAQLEALLGDPALIRRAVSDELEEVAEKFGTPRRTLLTEARPQAPASRRSQPVLEVADSPCTVYLSTTGRVLRVDREESAEGDGGPGTPAGSGSGSGSGSGSGSGSGSGAPLRRSKHDAIRSEVTTTRRSEVGAVTDTGRLIRMPVLDLPAAPLNSVQLGAGVRISDYLALDAKREKIVGLVSLTSEVPIALGTAQGVVKRVSPGAYPAKPDFEVVALKPGDKVVGVAQHSEDDELVFITSDAQLLRFFQASVRPQGVTAGGMAGINLGSGASVIYFGSVPDTGDAVVVTIAGSTATLAGTDPGTGKVSEFAEFPPKGRATGGVRAHRFLKGEDVLTVAWAGPAPALAVANDGAARTLPEVGARRDASGVGLGGVVGSVGAERSTV; from the coding sequence ATGACAGCAGCGAAGAACGATCCGTCCGAAGCCGTCGTCGAGAAGATCCTCGACGTCGATGTCTCGACGGAGATGCAGGACTCGTTCCTCGAGTACGCGTACTCGGTCATCTACTCCCGCGCCCTGCCCGACGCCCGTGACGGCCTGAAGCCGGTGCAGCGCCGCATCCTCTACATGATGAGCGACATGGGCCTGCGCCCCGACCGTGGGCATGTCAAGAGCGCCCGCGTCGTGGGCGAGGTGATGGGCAAGCTGCACCCGCACGGCGACACCGCCATCTACGACGCCCTGGTGCGCCTCGCGCAGTCCTGGACGATGCGGGTGCCGCTCGTCGACGGCCACGGCAACTTCGGCTCACTGGACGACGGGCCCGCCGCCTCGCGCTACACCGAGGCCCGCCTCGACGCGGCCGCCATGGCGATGGTCGAGAACCTCGACGAGGACGTCGTGGAGTTCGTGCCGAACTACGACAACCAGCTCACCCAGCCCGACGTGCTGCCCGCCGCCATCCCGAACCTGCTGGTCAACGGCACCACCGGCATCGCGGTCGGCATGGCCACCAACATGGCCCCGCACAACCTGATCGAGGTCGTCGCCGGAGCCCGCTACCTGCTCGAGCACCCCGACGCCTCGCTCGACGATCTGATGTCGTTCATCCCGGGCCCCGACCTGCCGGGCGGCGGAACCATCGTCGGCCTCGCCGGTGTGCGCGACGCCTACGAGACCGGCCGCGGCGCCTTCAAGACGCGCGCGAAGGTCTCGGTCGAGAACCTCACTGCGCGGAAGGTCGGCCTCGTGGTCACCGAGCTGCCCTACCTCGTCGGCCCCGAGAAGGTGATCGCGAAGATCAAGGACGGGGTGACCTCGAAGAAGCTCCAGGGCATCAGCGACGTCACCGACCTCACCGACCGCACGCACGGCCTGCGCCTCGTGATCGGCATCAAGACGGGCTTCAACCCGGATGCGGTGCTCGAGCAGCTCTACAAGCTCACCCCGCTCGAAGACGGCTTCAACATCAACAACGTGGCGCTCGTCGACGGCGGCCCGCTGACGCTCGGCCTGCGCGAGCTGTTGATCGTCTACATCAACCACCGCATCGACGTCGTCACGCGTCGCACCCGCTTCCGCCTGGCCCGGCGCAACGAGCGCCTGCACCTCGTCGAGGGCCTGCTGATCGCCATCCTCGACATCGACGAGGTCATCCAGGTCATCCGCACCAGCGACGACAGCGAGGCCGCGCGAGCGCGCCTGATCGACGTCTTCGAGCTCAGCGTGCTGCAGGCCGACTACATCCTCGAGCTGCGCCTGCGCCGCCTGACCAAGTTCTCGCTGATCGAGCTCGAGGCCGAGCGCGACCGCCTGCGCGAGGAGATCGCGCAGCTCGAGGCGCTGCTCGGCGACCCCGCGCTCATCCGCCGGGCCGTCTCCGACGAGCTCGAGGAGGTGGCCGAGAAGTTCGGCACCCCGCGCCGCACCCTGCTCACCGAGGCGCGGCCGCAGGCACCGGCCTCACGCCGCTCGCAGCCCGTGCTCGAGGTGGCCGACTCGCCCTGCACGGTGTACCTCAGCACGACCGGGCGGGTGCTGCGGGTCGACCGGGAGGAGAGCGCCGAGGGCGACGGCGGCCCGGGCACACCGGCCGGCTCTGGTTCTGGCTCAGGCTCAGGCTCCGGCTCCGGCTCCGGCTCCGGCTCCGGCGCACCTCTGCGCCGCAGCAAGCATGACGCCATCCGCAGCGAGGTCACGACGACCCGCCGCTCCGAGGTCGGGGCCGTCACCGACACGGGCCGGCTGATCCGGATGCCCGTGCTCGACCTCCCCGCCGCACCCCTCAACTCGGTGCAGCTCGGCGCCGGTGTGCGCATCAGCGACTACCTCGCCCTCGACGCCAAGCGCGAGAAGATCGTCGGCCTCGTCTCGCTGACCTCGGAGGTCCCGATCGCCCTCGGCACCGCTCAGGGGGTCGTGAAGCGTGTCTCGCCCGGCGCCTATCCGGCGAAGCCCGACTTCGAGGTCGTCGCCCTGAAGCCCGGTGACAAGGTCGTGGGCGTCGCCCAGCACTCCGAGGACGACGAGCTCGTCTTCATCACCTCGGATGCGCAGCTGCTGCGCTTCTTCCAGGCGAGCGTGCGGCCGCAGGGAGTGACCGCGGGAGGCATGGCGGGCATCAACCTCGGCTCCGGCGCCTCGGTGATCTACTTCGGCTCGGTGCCCGACACGGGCGACGCCGTGGTCGTGACCATCGCCGGAAGCACCGCGACCCTCGCGGGCACCGACCCGGGAACGGGCAAGGTCTCGGAGTTCGCCGAGTTCCCACCGAAGGGCCGCGCGACCGGCGGCGTGCGGGCGCACCGCTTCCTGAAGGGCGAGGACGTGCTCACCGTCGCGTGGGCGGGCCCGGCTCCGGCGCTCGCCGTCGCCAACGACGGCGCCGCCCGGACCCTCCCCGAGGTCGGGGCCCGGCGCGATGCGTCGGGAGTGGGTCTGGGCGGCGTCGTGGGGTCGGTCGGCGCGGAGCGCTCGACGGTCTGA
- a CDS encoding DUF3710 domain-containing protein has translation MTDNELVPEEPTEGELATTGGADGTTATGDDAAEVVDRDAKSAPADRATDGPFDATEANPARPYVDLGGLKILPREGLHLRLEVEEGTNRVVAVGLDYAGSTLQVQAFAAPRSTGLWHEIREQIEDQILKQGGKSTAQVGPFGPELVAGVPATAPDGTQGMRIARFIGVDGPRWLLRGVIAGEAIQNPTAKTAVEELFRSVVVVRGTQPMPPRDLIPLSIPKTAASGGAAPAGS, from the coding sequence ATGACCGACAACGAACTCGTGCCAGAAGAGCCCACCGAGGGCGAGCTGGCGACCACCGGCGGCGCCGACGGCACCACCGCCACCGGCGACGACGCCGCGGAGGTCGTCGACCGCGACGCCAAGTCCGCTCCCGCCGACCGCGCGACCGACGGCCCCTTCGACGCCACCGAGGCCAACCCCGCCCGGCCCTACGTCGACCTCGGCGGCCTCAAGATCCTGCCCCGCGAGGGGCTGCACCTCCGCCTGGAGGTGGAGGAGGGCACCAATCGCGTCGTCGCGGTGGGCCTCGACTACGCCGGGTCGACGCTGCAGGTGCAGGCGTTCGCCGCGCCCCGCTCCACCGGGCTGTGGCACGAGATCCGCGAGCAGATCGAGGACCAGATCCTCAAGCAGGGCGGGAAGAGCACCGCGCAGGTGGGCCCGTTCGGCCCCGAGCTGGTGGCCGGCGTGCCCGCCACGGCGCCCGACGGCACGCAGGGCATGCGCATCGCCCGGTTCATCGGCGTCGACGGCCCGCGCTGGCTGCTGCGTGGCGTGATCGCCGGCGAGGCCATCCAGAACCCCACCGCCAAGACGGCCGTCGAGGAGCTGTTCCGCAGCGTCGTCGTGGTGCGCGGCACGCAACCGATGCCGCCGCGCGACCTGATCCCGCTGAGCATCCCGAAGACCGCGGCCTCGGGCGGCGCGGCCCCTGCCGGCAGTTGA